The genomic interval taagaccatccctccgcttggtcacatgacataagaccatcccttcacttggtcacatgacataagaccatccctccacttggtcacatgggataagaccatccctccacttggtcacatgacataagaccatccctccacttggtcacatgacataagaccatccctccacttggtcacatgacataagaccatccctccacttggtcacatgacataagaccatccctccacttggtcacatgacataagaccatccctccacttggtcacatgacataagaccatccctccacttggtcacatgacataagaccatccctccacttggtcacatgacataagaccatccctccacttggtcacatgacataagaccatccctccacttggtcacatgacataagaccatccctccacttggtcacatgacataagaccatccctccgcttggtcacatgacataagaccatccctccgcttggtcacatgacataagaccatcccttcacttggtcacatgacataagaccatcccttcacttggtcacatgacataagaccatccctccacttggtcacatgacataagaccatccctccacttggtcacgtgacataaggccatccctccacttggtcacatgacataagaccatccctccacttggtcacgtgacataaggccatccctccgcttggtcacatgacataagaccatccctccacttggtcacatgacataagaccatccctccgcttggtcacatgacataagaccatccctccgcttggtcacatgaCATAAGACCATCCCGTCTCTGTGCACAGTAATACATTTCATAAACAGCACTTGTGCGTTTATCGGAATttaattcatcaaaacattCCAACTCATCACAGCAGTCACGGTGTTGATTTccgtatgtgaccaagtgtagggatggtcttatgtcacgtgaccaagtggagggatggtcttatgtcatgtgaccaagtggagggatggtcttatgtcatgtgaccaagtggagggatggtcttatgtcatgtgaccaagtggagggatggtcttatgtcATGTTaccaagtggcgggatggtcttgtcccatgtaaaaggtatgtgaccaagtgggggaatggtcttatcccatgtaaaaggtatgtgaccaagtggagggatggtcttgtcccatgtaaaaggtatgtgaccaagtgggggaatggtcttatcccatgtaaaaggtatgtgaccaagtggacggatggtcttgtcccatgttaaAGGTAggctatgtgaccaagtggagggatggtcttgtcccatgtaaaaggtatgtgaccaagtagagggatgatcttGTCCCATGTTAAAGGTATGTCACCAAGTGGggtgatggtcttatcccatggtaaaaggtatgtgaccaagtggagtgctggtcttgtcccatgttaaAGGTATGTCACCAAGTGGAGgactggtcttatcccatgtaaaaggtatgtcaccaagtggagggctggtcttatcccatgtaaaaggtatgtgaccaagtggagggatggtcttgtcccatgtaaaaggtatgtgaccaagtggagggatggtcttatccatgtaaaaggtatgtcaccaagtggagggctggtcttatcccatgtaaaaggtatgtcaccaagtggagggctggtcttatcccatgtaaaaggtatgtcaccaagtggagggctggtcttgtcccatgtaaaaggtatgtgaccaagtggagggatggtcttatcccatgtaaaaggtatgtgaccaagtggagggatggtcttatcccatgtaaaaggtatgtgaccaagtggagggctggtcttatcccatgtaaaaggtatgtgaccaagtggagggatggtcttgtcccatgtaaaaggtatgtgaccaagcggagggatggtcttgtcccatgtaaaaggtatgtgaccaagtggagggatggtcttatcccatgtaaaaggtatgtgaccaagtggagggatggtcttgtccaaTGTAAAAGGTACGTGAcctagtggagggatggtcttatcccatgtaaaaggtatgtgaccaagtggagggacggtcttatcccgtgtaaaaggtatgtgaccaagtggagggatggtcttgtcccatgtaaaaggtatgtgaccaagtggagggatggtcttatcccatgtaaaaggtatgtgaccaagtggagggatggtcttatcccatgtaaaaggtatgtgaccaagtggagggatgatcttgtcCCATGTACCTAGCCAGATCTGAGAGGGCCAGGCGACCTGTTTTCActaggcggagtgggccttccCAACAAGCCTGTTTTAAAGGTCTACATTGTGTGACAGCAGTGTTAGCGAGTAACGTAAGCAGTGTAGTATTGGAGTGACAGCAGTGTTAGCGAGTAGCGTAAGCAGTGTAGTATTGGAGTGAGAGTCAAATGTCATCGTTACCTGCGTTGTCGTTACCGGCACTTCCTATGTAAATATAACAACAAACATCACAAACATTACCACCACGGAtttcacactctctcacacacagatacacagacacagacacacacacagacacacacacacacacacacacagagtattGTAGTATCGCAGTAGCTGTCTGGcctcaaacacacagacaacgtTCTTTATTTGGACGTGGCCATACATACCAACAGACACAGCCAggcagacacacggacagatgCTCACCCTGCATGTAGTATTGTAGCTGTCCGGACTCAACCATGCGTAGCACCTTCTCTATGTGACCGTGACCGTAGGACTCCAGTGGGTAGGCTGGCTCGCCGTGCTTTGGGATGTCCagacctgtacacacacacacacacacacacacacacacacacacacacacacacacacacacacacacagttttaaaaatggaaaaaatccggttctttctctctcttaaagCCTATTGAACTACACTTCTAATTCACTAGCTCTTCTCGGAATACGTATCTATATAGAGTTATTTTCCTTCCACGTCAAACCCACTTCAGTTTAGAACCtcctttttacagtgatagacctgTTTGTAACTAGGAAGTTACCATGGGACTGGAAAAAGGAAACACACTTGCATCGGTCTCCACTAGCATTGaaatgctgaagagacgataaacaataccaaccaaccaaccaaccaaccaaccaaccaaccaaccaaccaacccacctTTTCGCTCCATGTCCTCCGACACACGCAGAATGCCGGCCAGCCTGAGGATCCCGAACATGAGGAGCGACAGGAACCCGGTCCACAACACGATGGCGACGAATCCCGCCAGCTGCCACGCCAGTTGCTGTCACACACAGAACTCGCCTTAGAAACACAGGTGACAACgacaaagacaatgacaatgaccaagacaatgacaaagacaatgacaatgaccaAGACAATGACCAAGACAATGaccaagacaatgacaatgaccaagacaatgacaataacaaagacaatgacaagaccaagacaatgacaacgacaaagacaaagcatactgacttttaacattgtgacatggtatggtaccacaaatgttaaaaacaaagctaaactccaccgcattgttgcgacggctagcaagcttgttgggcaaccccaacgacagctgaccagtctctacgaagctgccattaagcggaaagctctcaaaattgtccgtgatccgatccatcctctcaacccctgtttcgaaattctcccttcaggtaaacgttataaggtccctttggcacgcaaaaaccagtttaaaaagtcattcctgccttctgcagtcaccattttaaattcttctcgcatcacgtagaggctggtcggctgggaaaaaacaaacaatgtgtacatgtgaaagtgtgtgggaaatatttgtaatgtgattactcggctgtgaaacccaactcctgtgatatgagagggtaaatttacatagtgcaatatcatatttgattgtatcccttttatgttttatgttttatgtgtgtcgtcctatacaattgttgttataatcgtttacaggcaggcagggtgtgccgaagaaaaatttccatttttatgtaatattttaatggacaataaagtgctgttattgttattgttattgttatgacaatgacaacgacaatgacaacgacaatgacaaagccaatgacaatgacaaagccAATGACCAAGACAATGACCAAGACAAtgactctccccctctctctcactctccccctctctccctctctatctctcactcgcTAATACCtcaaatattatatatgtattcttaaacggatttttgttctgatgtacaattttcattcaattttcttttcatgtttgcttgcttttcacttaaactgtacaatagccgccatttatatgtacttTCTAGAAAAcggtaaacaccactataagcattatgcttgttgttgtttactcaatatgcgttttttgtaaataatgcacaaacgttgaataaaacagtttaaaccaaagacaatgaccaagacaatgacaaagacaatgacaaagacaatgacaagaccaagaccaagaccaagaccaagacaacgacaatgacaacgacaacgacaataataacgacaacgacaatgacacttcaacgacaacgacaatgacaatgGCAATGACAACGACATTTCTCTATCAAACGAGGGGAaaagagtaagcagtgatctgcttttttacatgtggccctcgccctaaagagggagcTATCTAATATTGCTAAAGAATTTGACCAAGTTAAGAAAACAACTGATTCATGATTTCTAATACCACCTTTGAGAGGACAGGGACCGCCTCGCTTTTGTCAGACGAGTCAGTGACTAACTGTTACAAGCTGTATCGTGTGTACAGTGTAACCCCGCTTTTAAGACACCCAATTTATGACTTCCTTCTTTTAAGAAtattttttctcagattttctgttcataacctctgtaaatgtgtCAATGTGTCAATGTGTCTCTATTTGAGACTCTCTTCTTAacaagacctgaatttctcagattgtGTGCATGTCTTAAACGGGAGGCTCATGGGCTGTCTTAACGGGAGGCTCGTGGGCTGTCTTAACGGGAGGCTCGTGGGCTGTACAGGGGCTGAGGGGCCCGGACCGAACGTGGTTGCCATCAAACCGaagggtctgattcgttgaaatcacaacaaatgtcaatttcaaccaatcgaGCACCGCGACTGGCtgccacccggttggtaacctTCTCGTGCCCCTCGGCCCCGGTGTGACAATGGTTGAGGTGTAACAATGGTTGAGGTGTGACAATGGTTGAGGTGTGACAATGGTTGAGGTGTGACAATGGTTGAGGTGTGACAATGGTTGAGGTGTGACAATGGTTGAGGTGTGACGATGGTTGAGGTGTGACGATGGTTGAGGTGTGACGATGGTTGAGGTGTGACGATGGTTGAGGTGTGACGATGGTTGAGGTGTGACAATGGTTGAGGTGTGACAATGGTTGAGGTGTGACAATGGTTGAGGTGTGACAAAGGTTGAGGTGTGACAATGGTTGAGGTGTGACGATGGTTGAGGTGTGACGATGGTTGAGGTGTGACGATGGTTGAGGTGTGACAATGGTTGAGGTGTGACAATGGTTGAGGTGTGACAATGGTTGAGGTGTGACGATGGTTGAGGTGTGACGATGGTTGAGGTGTGACGATGGTTGAGGTGTGACATTGGTTGAGGTGTGACGATGGTTGAGGTGTGACGATGGTTGAGGTGTGACGATGGTTGAGGTGTGACGATGGTTGAGGTGTGACGATGGTTGAGGTGTGACAATGGTTGAGGTGTGACGATGGTTGAGGTGTGACGATGGTTGAGGTGTGACGATGGTTGAGGTGTGACAATGGTTGTGGTGTGACAATGGTTGAGGTGTGACAATGGTTGAGGTGTGACGATGGTTGAGGTGTGACGATGGTTGAGGTGTGACGATGGTTGAGGTGTGACAATGGTTGAGGTGTGACGATGGTTGAGGTGTGTACCGACCAGCCCGGACTCCTGGTCCCACTTGAGCAGGATACCGTTGTCCTTGTTGAGGAAAGCCACCGCGATCACGCCCCACGTGCCCCCGCCAAAGTGAACTGCAACAACCACCACAATCATAATTAAGTAGGCATTCAACATAGCGCACCTAATATTAAATCCCTTTTCTATAGCTCAACGCGCTTTACAATTTCAATAcaacaaacataaaaaacacacacagttcatgTTGATATCcgttttctcgacatgtctgtaaTCATTTGctgacagtcagcatattagaaataactcataataacagACATAACGTGTACAGAATAacttatttgtgtatgtgtttgtgtatgcgccATATcaatatcctcattattattatcattgtgTCGAGAAAATGAATATCAACATGTGCCAACAGGCGATGTTTTTAATTTGACGTAGTTTGTCGGCGGTATTTTTAGACTGATAAACAGGTCCCGGCCTGACCGctataacatttaacaggtcagCTAAAGTCAGTTGTGGTTGGTCAGCTAAAGTCAGTTGTGGCTGGTCAGCTAAAGTCAGTTGTGGCTTGTCAACTAAAGTCAGTTGTGGCTTGTCAACTAAAGTCAGTTGTGGCTGGTCAACTAAAGTCAGTTGTGGCTGGTCAACTAAAGTCAGTTGTGGCTGGTCAGCTAAAGTCAGTTGTGGCTGGTCAGCTAAAGTCAGTTGTGGCTGGTCAGCTAAAGTCAGTTGTGGCTGGTCAGCTAAAGTCAGTTGTGGCTTGTCAACTAAAGTCAGTTGTGGCTGGTCAACTAAAGTCAGTTGTGGCTGGTCAACTAAAGTCAGTTGTGGCTGGTCAGCTAAAGTCAGTTGAGGCTGGTCAGCTAAAGTCAGTTGTGGCTGGTCAGCTAAAGTCAGTTGTGGCTGGTCAGCTAAAGTCAGTTGTGGCTGGTCAGCTAAAGTCAGTTGTGGCTGGTCAGATAAAAGTCAGTTGTGGCTGGTCAGCTAAAGTCAGTTGTGGCTGGTCAACCAAAGTCAGTTGTGGCTGGTCAGCTAAAGTCAGTTGTGGCTGGTCAGCTAAAGTCAGTTGTGGCTGGTCAGCTAAAGTCAGTTGTGGCTGGTCAGCTAAAGTCAGTTGTGGCTGGTCAGCTAAAGTCAGTTGTGGCTGGTCAGCTAAAGTCAGTTGTGGCTGGTCAGCTAAAGTCAGTTGTGGCTGGTCAGCTAAAGTCAGTTGTGGCTGGTCAGCTAAAGTCAGTTGTGGCTGGTCAGCTAAAGTCAGTTGTGGCTGGTCAACCAAAGTCAGTTGTGGCTGGTCAGCTAAAGTCAGTTGTGGCTGGTCAGCTAAAGTCAGTTGTGGCTGGTCAGCTAAAGTCAGTTGTGGCTGGTCAACTAAAGTCAGTTGTGGCTGGTCAGCTAAAGTCAGTTGTGGCTGGTCAGCTAAAGTCAGTTGTGGCTGGTCAACTAAAGTCAGTTGTGGCTGGTCAGCTAAAGTCAGTTGTGGCTGGTCAACTAAAGTCAGTTGTGGCTGGTCAGCTAAAGTCAGTTGTGGCTGGTCAGCTAAAGTCAGTTGTGGCTGGTCAGCTAAAGTCAGTTGTGGCTGGTCAAAGTAAGCAAATGATGCACCAACAGTGAGCCCGACAAGGGAAGAGCAATCAGTCGTGTGGACACCGTGTGATGTCAACTCACACCTCTAGCTCTATGTTAACTCACACCTCTAGCTCTATGTCAACTCACACCTCTAGCTCTATGTTAACTCACACCTCTAGCTCTATGTCAACTCACACCTATAGCTCTATGTTAACTCACACCGTGTGATGTCAACTCACACCTCTAGCTCTATGTTAACTCACACCTCTAGCTCTATGTCAACTCACACCTCTAGCTCTATGTTAACTCACACCGTGTGATGTCAACTCACACCTCTAGCTCTATGTTAACTCACACCGTGTGATGTCAACTCACACCTCTAGCTCTATGTTAACTCACACCTCTAGCTCTATGTTAACTCACACCGTGTGATGTCAACTCACACCTCTAGCTCTATGTTAACTCACACCGTGTGATGTCAACTCACACCTCTAGCTCTATGTCAACTCGCACCTCTAGCTCTATGTTAAGTTTGTCAAAGGACAAGAACATTGAACAcgacgacgggcgcagtggcttagttaggcacacacacacaaaaagtctgtattttttattttttttatttttttattttttttcccccccaaaccatgtttttaagttattttgtcaaaaaacaaagactttttttgtttgtttccccaaatgccaaaaaaaagtctagggtcgcgcgaaaaaatagggtcggtcgggataccgtaaacagactattttgttgttggccttatcatttcccaacagtcagtgtgtcagtgtgtcagtgtgtcagagtGTCAGTgggtcagtgtgtcagtgtgtcagtgtgtcagtgggTCAGTGTGTCagagtgtcagtgtgtcagtttgtcagtgtgtcagagtgtcagtgtcacaatgtgtcagtgtgtcagtgtgtcagtgggTCAGTGTGTCCAGTGTGTCAGTgggtcagtgtgtcagtgtgtcagcgtgtcagtGTCCCAaagtgtcagtgtgtcagtgggTCAGCGTGTCAGTGTGACCTACCGGCCACAGCGTCCAGCGGGTCATCGACCTTCATCTTGACCATCAGCCAGGAGGTGATCTTGTAACAAATGGCGGCCACGAAGCCCAAGATGGCGGCCCCCCACGGGTAGTACACGTTGCAGCCAGCACACGCCGCCACCTGTAACACACAACGCACACATTACTGTCACATGACACCCCCCACtgtcactgtaaaaaaaaatcaaactcaAACAACAAGTAGGTTACGTTATCGGAACGTTTGATTGCTGACAATTACATAAAGCTAAAACATGACATTGACAGCTTCGTCCAGCCAACGATCCTCAAAGCTAAAACATGACATTGACAGCTTCGTCCACCCAACGGTCCCCAAAGCTAAAACATGACATTGACAGCTTCGTCCACCCAACGGTCCCCAAAGCTAAAACATGACATTGACAGCTTCGTCCACCCAACGGTCCCCAAAGCTAAAACATGACATTGACAGCTTCGTCCACCCAACGGTCCCCACAGCTAAAACATGACATTGACAGCTTCGTCCACCCAACGATCCACAAAGAGCCCAGTCTCCACACAGTAACTCTTGTATCCCCTCACTGCCGCCACACGCTAACTCTTGTATCCTCTCACTGCCGCCTTACCATTTGGATAGGTCATGCCTACATCacaattcacacacactcacaccaccaATTTGCAAACCAAGACACTGACCATGCCAGTAAGCGCCCCGTTGAGTGTGGTCAGCAGACTCCAGCGCTGGTTGCCGAAGAGTCCAGTCTTCTGCAGCAGCATGGTGAAGAAAGCCGACACTGACCCCGAGATGATGGTGTTGACCACCGAGAGAGCCACGTTGGCGCCGTTGCCAGGGTTACTGATGGACAGCTCCGACCCGCCGTTGAAGGCCAGGAAGCCGAACAGCAGGATGAAGCCGCCCATGGCAGCGAACTGTGACACGGGGAAAAGACACGTTGTGGTCACTAAGGtgtggtgaggtgaggtgaggtgaggttaGGTGATGATGAGATGATGAGATAATGAtatgatgagatgagatgagatgagatgagatagCGTAAGataacataataataataattgtcagtaagtactggtgtcacatgactgatgtgaaccagttgattggctaatggcgatgcgctataacttggagtgcgctaacttttccacagagcgtattcttccgccctttgcctaagcaagactgtactctcatcctcagaattaattaatgacatgtagcttatattctccacaataccaaaataccataaatttcctgcttctcaattaaagcagaagtggtttttttctgacagattgcatgtgcctgtgccacagttgccactgatctaaaaatagaacccgctgtgtctaatttttcagtttcgacttgcgaagattcttcttttttctctggcggtaccgacaatatcgttattgaaacaatcccagtgcactaagggatttttAGAGAAAATCTCGgaaataatgaattttctcgatttgctctataaatcccttagtgcactgggatgtctcaataactgaaataataataataataataataataataataataataataataataataataataataataataataataataataagggtatttaaaTGGCGCAAATCCTTTTAAAAAGTTCTAAGCCTctcacaaaaacataaataaataaataatcaaaaaacaagataggtaggttgttggaacttttgttattgacaaaacaatacgttacattcaTAAGTATACCGACTTAACGGTCTTTCaagtgcacagacacacaatgagtaacaagaacttagcaaagTATAAATTTGAACAAATGTTCATGAAATTGACATTCGTGCTTGCATTATACTTTACTGAGTTGAATataacgttggcagtctctttgtttttggatctaTACATAAATAAATCATAAATATAAGATAacttaagataagataagataagatcatcatcatcatcatcatcattatcatcatcatcatcgtcatcatcaccacaaccaccaccaggGTTGCTTACCGGCACGGAGTGACCACGGATGTCGAGCGTGGTGTTGGACTCGGAATGGAATCGTCCGATGCGCGGGCCGATGATGAGGGCGCCCATGAAAGCCGCCGTCCCTCCCACCACATGCACCACGCCGCTGCCAGCAAAGTCCTGTAGCACAAGGAACAGCAAAGTTGCATAAGAATAAGATTTAACAGTCCTGTGGGTGACTGCTTAGGAATTTCAGATGTATTTTAGTGCATCTCtcaattcttagtaaatgtgatatgTTTTAGTGTTGTTGTGTTTTAGTGCAATTcttaattcttagtaaatgtgatgtattttatgtgtgtgaccacccgacactgcatggcaattgtCCTTCTTTTATCAGGACAGGAACAtgttgagtcttgagtcttgagtcttgagtgagtattcgggctgctttctcgctggggaaagcgagctgccatacagtacggcgctacccattttttttctttttcctgcatgcttGTATTTATGCTTCCAAGCCCTGATATTTTCGCTGTGAACTTAGGTTCTTTATGCGTGCACActagggtgttcggacaccgaggagagtctgcacaaagttgaaataaatccctcaccgaaagtggggatcgaacccactcCAATAGTGACAACTGGTTTTAAAACCAGCGCCGGTAGCGACTGAGCCGTTTCCACGCCGGTAGCGACTGAGCCGTTTCCACGCCAGTAGCGACTGAGCCGTTTCCACGCCGGTAGCGACTGAGCCGTTTCCACGCCGGTAGCGACTGAGCCGTTTCCACGCCGGTAGCGACTGAGCCGTTTCCACGCCGGTAGCGACTGAGCCGTTTCCACGCCAGTAGCGACTGAGCCGTTTCCACGCCGATCGCGACTGAGCCGTTTCCACGCCGATCGCGACTGAGCCGTGTCCACGCTGGTAGCGACTGAGCCATATCCACGCCGGTAGCGACTGAGCCATTTCCACGCCGGTAGCGACTAAGCTATTTCCACGCCGGTAGCGACTGAGCCATTTCCACGCCGGTAACGACTGAGCCGTTTCAAGGCAGGTAGCGACTGAGCCGTTTCCACGCCAGTAGCGACTGAGCCGTTTCCACGCCGGTAGCGACTGAGCCGTTTCCACGCCGATTGCGACTGAGCCGTGTCCACGCTGGTAGCGACTGAGCCATATCCACGCCGTTAGTGACTGAGCCATTTCCACACCGGTagcgactgagctatttccacGCCGGTAACGACTGAGCCGTTTCCACGCCGGTAGCGACTGAGCCGTTTCCAGGCCGGCAGCGACTGAGCCGTGTCCACGCCAGTAGCGACTGAGCCATTTCCACGCCGGTagcgactgagctatttccacGCCGGTAGCGACTGAGCCGTGTCCACGCCGGTAGCGACTGAGCCATTTCCACGCCGTGGGAGCCGAAAATGTTGCCAGGActgaacattttggaaggctggggtccaggggccgccaaggctccggcggggtgcaggggcagAGCCCTTGCTGGGGGGTCTAGGGGGGCAGTGCCCCCCagccgaaaatgaattttagcagTTTAGGGAGGGTTTAGGTGGCCTCTCCTAACTTTAAATTTTTAGAACAAACAAGCTTTTTGGAGATGCATAATATAtacatcttgtaaacttgaaggtttttgtaactgaccagctgaaaattaattttagcatTTCATGAGGGTGCTATTTCAGCCTctgctggctttaaaactgataacagca from Littorina saxatilis isolate snail1 linkage group LG7, US_GU_Lsax_2.0, whole genome shotgun sequence carries:
- the LOC138970437 gene encoding putative ammonium transporter 1 isoform X4, which encodes MQCGFAFLEAGSVRSKNSTNILIKNLLDSFVAGVAYWVFGFAFAFGPGNKFIGYEYFASAHMPDVQFATFFFQYVFAATAATIVSGALAERCEFVAYFVYSFLITSFIYPVVTHWVWSGEGWLSGGMEYDVGKVAYKDFAGSGVVHVVGGTAAFMGALIIGPRIGRFHSESNTTLDIRGHSVPFAAMGGFILLFGFLAFNGGSELSISNPGNGANVALSVVNTIISGSVSAFFTMLLQKTGLFGNQRWSLLTTLNGALTGMVAACAGCNVYYPWGAAILGFVAAICYKITSWLMVKMKVDDPLDAVAVHFGGGTWGVIAVAFLNKDNGILLKWDQESGLQLAWQLAGFVAIVLWTGFLSLLMFGILRLAGILRVSEDMERKGLDIPKHGEPAYPLESYGHGHIEKVLRMVESGQLQYYMQGSAGNDNAGYTQNNGEAANNTVNGSGGGNVVQPGYENPEVEMLQQNPNDYVHHREVENTPL
- the LOC138970437 gene encoding putative ammonium transporter 1 isoform X2: MEVTHAELDELKQNLDQFFLIVNGMLVFLMQCGFAFLEAGSVRSKNSTNILIKNLLDSFVAGVAYWVFGFAFAFGPGNKFIGYEYFASAHMPDVQFATFFFQYVFAATAATIVSGALAERCEFVAYFVYSFLITSFIYPVVTHWVWSGEGWLSGGMEYDVGKVAYKDFAGSGVVHVVGGTAAFMGALIIGPRIGRFHSESNTTLDIRGHSVPFAAMGGFILLFGFLAFNGGSELSISNPGNGANVALSVVNTIISGSVSAFFTMLLQKTGLFGNQRWSLLTTLNGALTGMVAACAGCNVYYPWGAAILGFVAAICYKITSWLMVKMKVDDPLDAVAVHFGGGTWGVIAVAFLNKDNGILLKWDQESGLQLAWQLAGFVAIVLWTGFLSLLMFGILRLAGILRVSEDMERKGLDIPKHGEPAYPLESYGHGHIEKVLRMVESGQLQYYMQGSAGNDNAGYTQNNGEAANNTVNGSGGGNVVQPGYENPEVEMLQQNPNDYVHHREVENTPL
- the LOC138970437 gene encoding putative ammonium transporter 1 isoform X1, translating into MANVTREEFETLKVELNQFFLLVMGMIVYLMQCGFAFLEAGSVRSKNSTNILIKNLLDSFVAGVAYWVFGFAFAFGPGNKFIGYEYFASAHMPDVQFATFFFQYVFAATAATIVSGALAERCEFVAYFVYSFLITSFIYPVVTHWVWSGEGWLSGGMEYDVGKVAYKDFAGSGVVHVVGGTAAFMGALIIGPRIGRFHSESNTTLDIRGHSVPFAAMGGFILLFGFLAFNGGSELSISNPGNGANVALSVVNTIISGSVSAFFTMLLQKTGLFGNQRWSLLTTLNGALTGMVAACAGCNVYYPWGAAILGFVAAICYKITSWLMVKMKVDDPLDAVAVHFGGGTWGVIAVAFLNKDNGILLKWDQESGLQLAWQLAGFVAIVLWTGFLSLLMFGILRLAGILRVSEDMERKGLDIPKHGEPAYPLESYGHGHIEKVLRMVESGQLQYYMQGSAGNDNAGYTQNNGEAANNTVNGSGGGNVVQPGYENPEVEMLQQNPNDYVHHREVENTPL
- the LOC138970437 gene encoding putative ammonium transporter 1 isoform X3 — encoded protein: MANVTREEFETLKVELNQFFLLVMGMIVYLMQCGFAFLEAGSVRSKNSTNILIKNLLDSFVAGVAYWVFGFAFAFGPGNKFIGYEYFASAHMPDVQFATFFFQYVFAATAATIVSGALAERCEFVAYFVYSFLITSFIYPVVTHWVWSGEGWLSGGMEYDVGKVAYKDFAGSGVVHVVGGTAAFMGALIIGPRIGRFHSESNTTLDIRGHSVPFAAMGGFILLFGFLAFNGGSELSISNPGNGANVALSVVNTIISGSVSAFFTMLLQKTGLFGNQRWSLLTTLNGALTGMVAACAGCNVYYPWGAAILGFVAAICYKITSWLMVKMKVDDPLDAVAVHFGGGTWGVIAVAFLNKDNGILLKWDQESGLQLAWQLAGFVAIVLWTGFLSLLMFGILRLAGILRVSEDMERKGLDIPKHGEPAYPLESYGHGHIEKVLRMVESGQLQYYMQGYTQNNGEAANNTVNGSGGGNVVQPGYENPEVEMLQQNPNDYVHHREVENTPL